In Arachis hypogaea cultivar Tifrunner chromosome 17, arahy.Tifrunner.gnm2.J5K5, whole genome shotgun sequence, a single window of DNA contains:
- the LOC112762429 gene encoding uncharacterized protein — MARYYNDQYYFWEYFSFPLHLCFFMFILFFVLVFSWYINYESKFEDLLVQVKILLALVPLILLLIVHCLSSESFPIPLPEERESLHRAGGSPWGVALLLVFLFFMMAYQSSFHERWFPLVTR, encoded by the coding sequence ATGGCTAGATACTATAATGATCAATACTACTTCTGGGAATATTTCTCTTTCCCACTTCACCTATGCTTCTTCATGTTCATACTCTTCTTTGTGTTGGTATTTTCTTGGTACATAAACTATGAGTCCAAGTTTGAGGATTTGCTTGTTCAGGTCAAGATCTTGCTAGCACTTGTTCCGCTAATCTTGTTGCTTATTGTACACTGCCTCTCCTCCGAGTCGTTTCCGATTCCTTTGCCGGAGGAGAGGGAGTCGTTGCACCGTGCCGGAGGGTCACCGTGGGGAGTGGCACTCTTGCTTGTgtttctcttcttcatgatggctTACCAATCTTCTTTTCATGAACGATGGTTCCCCTTGGTTACTAGATGA